From the genome of Acidimicrobiales bacterium:
TTGGAGGTCACCTCGGTGGACGGCGTCGTGGTCATCGCCGTCTCGGGGCTCCTCGACGCCGAGGCCGGCGCGGCCCTCGTCCGCGCCGCCCGGCACGCCGCGGAGGGCGCGCCCACCCGCCTCGACATCGACCTCCAGTGCCTCGACGGGTTCACCGACGAGGGCGCCGCCGCGCTCGTCACGTGCCGCGACGTCGGCAACGCGCTGGCCGAGGGGCTGCACTACCGCACGGGAAGGGGTGCCGGCCGCGACGCCCTGCTCGCCGCCTATGCTCGCTGAGCAGTGGCGACGCGGATCCTGACCGTCGAGGACGACGAGCGCATCCGCACCGCGGTCAAGCTCGCCCTCGAGGACGAGGGCTGGTCGGTGGAGGAGGCCGAGGACGGCGAGGCCGCGCTGGAGGCCTTCGGGCGCCGCCCGGCCGACGTCGTGCTCATCGACATCATGCTCCCCGGGATCGACGGGTTCGAGGTGTGCCGGTCCATCCGGCGGGCGAGCGACGTGCCCATCGTGATGGTGACGGCCAGGGCGGACACCCACGACGTGGTCGCCGGGCTCGAGGCCGGCGCCGACGACTACCTCACCAAGCCGTTCGCCCCGAAGGAGCTGTCGGCCCGCATCCGGGCCCTGCTCCGCCGGGCCAGGGCCAGCGACCCCGGCGGGTCCCACCTCCGCTTCGGCGACCTCGAGATCATCCCGGACGAGGGCGTGGTGCGGAAGGCCGGCCGCGAGGTCCACCTGACGAAGACCGAGTTCCGCCTGCTGGTCGAGCTGGCCTCGAGCCCCGGGCGGGTGTTCAGCCGCGAGGTCCTCCTCGAGCGGGTGTGGGGCTACGGCTACTTCGGCGACGGGCGCCTGGTCGACGTCCACGTCCGCCGGCTGCGGACCAAGGTCGAGAACGACCCGGCCAACCCGCGGCACGTGGTCACCGTCCGAGGGCTCGGCTACAAGCTCCAGGTGTGACCGTGGCCGCGGTGCCGGCACGGCGTCGCGCCGCGGTCGACACGCTGGCCGCCCGGCTCGAGCCGCTCCGCCCGTCCCGCCGCTTCGGCGTGCGGGCCCGGCTGATCTTCGCGTTCGCCCTCGGCTCGTTCCTGTCCTCGGCCCTGCTCGCCGGGGTCACGTGGGCGCTGGTGCGGGACAACCTCATCGACTCCCGGGTGAACGCCGCCCTCCAGCAGGTCTTCGACAACGCAAAGGAGGTGCTCGACACCCTCCCCCAGCTGACCGACGACCGCGAGATCCCGGACCTGCTGCGCGACCTCGGCGCCTCCCCCGAGGGCTCCCGGCCCATCCTCGTCCGCGACGTGCAGCCCATCCCGGCCTTCGCCGAGTTCGGCATCGAGTCCATCCCCGTGAGCCTCCGCCGCGTCGTCGAGGCCGGGCGGCCGGGCCGCATGCGCTACACGATCGAGGGCGACCCCAACCTGGCCGTGGGCGTGCCGCTCCAGTCCGTCGACGCCGAGTACTACGAGATCGTCTCGCTGGCCGAGCTGGACGACACCCTCAACTCGCTGTCCGTGGCGCTCATCGCCGCCGGCCTGCTCACGACGCTGACGGGGGCGGCGATCGGCTGGTTCGTCAGCCGCCGGGTGCTGCGCCCCCTCGCCGAGGTCGGCCACGCCGCCGAGGCGATCGCCGGGGGCAACCTCGACACCCGCCTGGAGGCGAGGCGCGACCCCGACCTCGCCCCGCTGGCGGCCTCGTTCAACGAGATGGCCCAGGCCCTCCAGGACCGCATCGAGCGCGACGCCCGCTTCGCCAGCGACGTGAGCCACGAGCTGCGGTCGCCGCTCATGACCCTGGCCGCGTCGATCGAGGTGCTCCAGGCCCGCAGGGACGAGATGCCCGACCGCGCCCAGCGGGCCCTCGACCTGCTGGTGGCCGACGTCGCCCGGTTCCAGACCCTGGTCGAGGACCTGCTCGAGATCTCCCGCATCGACGCCGGCGCCGCCCGCCTCCAGCTCGACGAGGTGCTCCTGCCCGAGCTCGTCATGCAGGCGGTGGCGGCCAGCACCGACGCCGACGTGCCCGTGAGCGTCGACGCCGGCATCGCCGACCTCGTGGTCGAGGCGGACAAGCGCCGCCTCGTGCGGGTGATCGCCAACCTCGTCGACAACGCCGCGAAGTACGGCGCCGGGGCCACCGCCGTCACCCTCCGCCAGGTGCCCGGCGGGGTCGAGATCGCGGTCGAGGACCGGGGGCCGGGGGTGCCGCCCGACGAGCGGGAGCGGGTGTTCGAGCGGTTCGCGAGGGGCGGTGAGGCCGGCCGGCGGGGCAGCGGCGAGGGGGTGGGGCTCGGCCTCGCGCTCGTGGCCGAGCACATCCGGCTCCACGGGGGCACGGTGTGGGTCGAGGGCCGCAGGGACGGCCAGACCGGCGCCCGGTTCGTGGTCCGCCTGCCCGTGCTGGCCGGCGGGGGCGAGGAGCCGACGGCCCAGCTGCCGGTGGTCGACGTGGGGTCGATGGCGTGAGGCGGCACCGGTTCGCCCCGCTGATGGCCGTGCTCGTCGCCCTGGCCGTGGCCGCTGCCGCCTGCGGGGTGCCGGCCGACGACCAGGCCAGGCCGATCCCCGACGACGCCCTGCCCTTCGACCTGTCCCCGCCCGTCTCCGGCGACCAGCCGGCCACCAGCGGGCCGTTCACCGAGGTCGTCTACTTCTACGACGCCGGCATCGAGCGCCTCGTGCCCGTGCAGCGGCCGGTGGAGGCCAGGTTCTCGGTCGAGGACCGGCTGAACGCCCTGCTCGGCGGGCTCGTCCAGGAGGACATCGACCGCAGCCTGGCCACGTTCCTGGCCGACGGCACGGCCCTCGCCTCGCCGCCCGAGATCGTCGAGAACCGGGTGGTCGTGCTCGACTTCAACGGCGCCTTCACCGAGGGCCAGGCCAACGACGACCACCGCAAGGCCGTCGCCCAGGTGGTGTGGACGGTCACCGACATCGAGGGCATCAGCGCCGTGCTGTTCGAGCGCAACGGCGAGGTCCAGCGGGAGGTGAACGGCGACGGCGAGCAGGTGGCCGGGCCGCTCAACCGGTCCGACTTCCTCGGCCTGGGCCCGGCCGTCCCCTCCCCCCGGTCGACGACGACCACCGGCACCTCCGTCCCCGGCGGCGGATGACGCCGGGTCGCCGGCCCGGCGGTTAGTTTCCGCCGTCGTGGACTTCGACGCCGACGTCATCGGGCGGGTGGCGGCCGCCGTCGCCCTGGGCGCGATCGTGGGGTTCGAGCGCGAGGTGGCCGACCAGCCGGCCGGGCTGCGCACCCACATCTCGGTGGCGCTCGGCGCCTGCCTGTTCGGCATCGTCTCCACGCTCGGGTTCCTCGAGTTCCGCTCGCCGCGCGCGCCGTCGAACATCCAGATCGACGTCACCCGCGTCGCCTCCCAGGTGGTGGTGGGCATCGGTTTCCTCGGCGCCGGCGTGATCTTCCGCCAGGGCAACACCGTGCGGAACCTGACGACGGCGGCCAGCCTGTGGGTGACGGCGGCCATCGGCCTCGCCGTCGGCGTCGGCGACATCGGCACCGCGCTGGTGACGACGATCGCGCTGACCGGCAGCCTCGCCGTCCTCCGGCCCCTGCGGGCCGCCATCCGCCGCTGGCTCCAGCGCGACCGCCGGCGCATCAAGGTGATCCTCCGCCCCGGCGCCGAGCCCGGCGACGCCGTCAGCGCCCTCCACGGCCTCGACGGGGTCGAGGTCCACTCGCTCAGCGTCGCCAAGGCCGGCGGGGCGTTCGTGCTGTACGCCAACGTGCGCAGTGCGCCGCACGTCGTCCTCGACGACCGCCTCGGCGCCATCGCCCGCCGCGACGACGTCGACACCCTCGCCGACGCCTGAGCGGCGGCCCCGGCGCCCGGCGCAGGCGGTCGCTAGGGGCCGACGGGGCGGTCCGGCCAGCCCATCGGGGGGAGGAGCCAGCCGTCGAGGTGGGGGCCGGGGTCGCCCCGCCAGCGGAGGGCGGCCACCTCCTCCCTCGTCCGCCGGCCGCCGAGCGCCCGCCACAGCTCGAACGGCTCGGCCTCGACCTCGTCGGGGTCGTCGCCCCGGCCCACGTCCCACGACCGCAGCCCGGTGGCCACCACCCGCAGGGGCGGCGCGCCGGCGGCCGAGGCGGCGAGGCGCAGCGACCCGATCGAGAGGGCGAGGCAGCGGGCCACCGTCGCCGGGTCGACGGCCCCGCCGGCGCCGAGCGCGGCGCGGGCGTCGGCCTCGTGGGCGGCCACGTCGAACAGCACCAGCAGCGGCAGCGGGGCGACGGTCCCCGCGCTCCTCGCCGGGTCGGCCACCGCGGTCGCGAACGCCGGCATCAGCGCCTCCCACCGGGCGAGGAGCTCGGCGGTCGGCCGGCCCCGGCCGGCGGCGACCTGGGCCGCCGTCCAGGGCGGGGTGCCGTAGCCGTCGACCCGCCCCTCGACGACGTCCTCGGCCAGGCCGGCCAGGTGGGCGACCAGGTCGTGGACCGACCAGCCCGGGCAGGCAGGCACGGGCACCGCGGGGTCGCCCGCCGCCACCAGCGCGGCCAGCCGCCGCCGGCAGCCGTC
Proteins encoded in this window:
- a CDS encoding maleylpyruvate isomerase family mycothiol-dependent enzyme; amino-acid sequence: MSAEDVAAYDGCRRRLAALVAAGDPAVPVPACPGWSVHDLVAHLAGLAEDVVEGRVDGYGTPPWTAAQVAAGRGRPTAELLARWEALMPAFATAVADPARSAGTVAPLPLLVLFDVAAHEADARAALGAGGAVDPATVARCLALSIGSLRLAASAAGAPPLRVVATGLRSWDVGRGDDPDEVEAEPFELWRALGGRRTREEVAALRWRGDPGPHLDGWLLPPMGWPDRPVGP
- a CDS encoding GerMN domain-containing protein — its product is MRRHRFAPLMAVLVALAVAAAACGVPADDQARPIPDDALPFDLSPPVSGDQPATSGPFTEVVYFYDAGIERLVPVQRPVEARFSVEDRLNALLGGLVQEDIDRSLATFLADGTALASPPEIVENRVVVLDFNGAFTEGQANDDHRKAVAQVVWTVTDIEGISAVLFERNGEVQREVNGDGEQVAGPLNRSDFLGLGPAVPSPRSTTTTGTSVPGGG
- a CDS encoding MgtC/SapB family protein; the encoded protein is MDFDADVIGRVAAAVALGAIVGFEREVADQPAGLRTHISVALGACLFGIVSTLGFLEFRSPRAPSNIQIDVTRVASQVVVGIGFLGAGVIFRQGNTVRNLTTAASLWVTAAIGLAVGVGDIGTALVTTIALTGSLAVLRPLRAAIRRWLQRDRRRIKVILRPGAEPGDAVSALHGLDGVEVHSLSVAKAGGAFVLYANVRSAPHVVLDDRLGAIARRDDVDTLADA
- a CDS encoding HAMP domain-containing sensor histidine kinase produces the protein MPARRRAAVDTLAARLEPLRPSRRFGVRARLIFAFALGSFLSSALLAGVTWALVRDNLIDSRVNAALQQVFDNAKEVLDTLPQLTDDREIPDLLRDLGASPEGSRPILVRDVQPIPAFAEFGIESIPVSLRRVVEAGRPGRMRYTIEGDPNLAVGVPLQSVDAEYYEIVSLAELDDTLNSLSVALIAAGLLTTLTGAAIGWFVSRRVLRPLAEVGHAAEAIAGGNLDTRLEARRDPDLAPLAASFNEMAQALQDRIERDARFASDVSHELRSPLMTLAASIEVLQARRDEMPDRAQRALDLLVADVARFQTLVEDLLEISRIDAGAARLQLDEVLLPELVMQAVAASTDADVPVSVDAGIADLVVEADKRRLVRVIANLVDNAAKYGAGATAVTLRQVPGGVEIAVEDRGPGVPPDERERVFERFARGGEAGRRGSGEGVGLGLALVAEHIRLHGGTVWVEGRRDGQTGARFVVRLPVLAGGGEEPTAQLPVVDVGSMA
- a CDS encoding response regulator transcription factor is translated as MATRILTVEDDERIRTAVKLALEDEGWSVEEAEDGEAALEAFGRRPADVVLIDIMLPGIDGFEVCRSIRRASDVPIVMVTARADTHDVVAGLEAGADDYLTKPFAPKELSARIRALLRRARASDPGGSHLRFGDLEIIPDEGVVRKAGREVHLTKTEFRLLVELASSPGRVFSREVLLERVWGYGYFGDGRLVDVHVRRLRTKVENDPANPRHVVTVRGLGYKLQV